CACCCTGGCCGAAAAATTGTGCCAGCGCTATAATCTGACAGCTTTGATGACAGGCTCCCTGATTCTCGGAGCCGTATTGACCGCCGTTTACGGCGTTGTCACCTCCTTCCCCATCTTGCTTATTGCGCGCATGCTCTGGGGATTATCCTGGTCATTTATACGCCAGATTGGCTTGATGACCGTGGTAGATACCACGCCGCCATCAATGATCGGCCAGAGAATGGGATTTTACAACGGCGTATCGCGCCTCGGGTCGGTGGGAGGCAATTTTTTAGGCGGGCTGGCTCACGACATCATTGGATTTACACTCACACTCTTTTTATTCGCCATCATCTCGTTGATAGGAACACCCCTGGGATGGATCGCGCGACGCGCTGTTTTCGAAAAAAATATAAATAAAGAAGGCGTCGCGGACTCCGGCTGGGTCCCCAAATTAATGATTTGTGGATTTGTGATCGGATGCGTTGGACCGGGCATTTTAATGTCCACCTTGGGGGTGGTCCTCGTCGAAACCGTGGGCACGTCGCTGAACCTGTTGGGTATGGCCATTGGCGTAGCCACATTAAACGGCCTGTTGCTATCTTCACGGTGGATTGCCGACGCGCTCGGTGGTCCTTTTCTGGGCCATATCAGTGATCGATTGGGACGACGGTGGAGTGCAGCCATTTATTTTGGCACCGGGACATTGGCTCTGTTCTCGGCATCAATCACACCCAATACGGGATTGTTGATCTTGTGCGTGGTGATATTTTTTTTGTGTGGTGTTGGCGCAACGGTAGTCATGCACGCCGAGGCCGGAATGCGCGGTTCGCGTTCAGTTGCCGGATACGTAACAGCATCTGACCTCGGCTCCGCAACAGGCCCTATGCTCGGATGGATGACACAGCAGGTGCATTTGCCATCGGACTGGATTTTTCTCATTGGCGGTGGAATATATGCCATCGGCGCGCTGATAACTGTATCCCAAAAATAAGAGCGGATCACTCACCTCACAATCCCCATAACCGCTTCCGATCATCGGACCAATCCTCCCAACCTTCAATCACGTACTTCAGTGCCTCCACATCTCGTTTGCGACCACCACTCGGAAAATAATTCCACGCCATCGCACGCCTTGGACCAGCAGCTGTCTTCACACCCGTCGCATGCCAGCAACTCGGCGTCCACACCAGCGTCCATCGCGGATCCAGAATCACTTCTACCTCACGGGGATGTGAGGCAAATAACAACTCGGGCATCTCATCGTGCTGCCCGGTTGCAATTTCGATTTGCCGCAATTCTTCAATAACTTCCTCGCGGAGCCTAACATGTGTACCGGGCAATACGCGCAACGGCGCATTGGATGGATCGTGCCTGTCCAATGCTGTGCGCATCGACACCTGCCGTACATCGGGTCCCCCGTCCGCGTGCCAGTGGACCTGCTGCAGCAAACGCCCATCTGCCGAAACAATTTTTGACGCATCGCCCAACCCACACGCGCCCACATGCACATCTTCACACCCCAAAATGCGCCGCGCCATACCCACAAATTCCGGGCACTCCACCGCCTGCAACAACGGCTCGCCCACCATAAAAAACTGGCAAGCACCCCGGTTAAAACCCTCTGCCCACCCGGCCTTTGACCACTCCGGTTCAACTACTCGCTGGCACCGGTCAATCTCAAACATAGCATCATCGTCCAGAGGATTTGGAACAAAAAAGAATCCATTGCGATGAAAATGTTCGATCTGATAATCTGTCATATCCATCTCAGTCTGCCACCTTTACGACGCGCTTGCCAGTATTTCCACCCCGCATCATATCGATAAATGCCTCGGGGGCATTCTCCAACCCCTCCCAGATATCTTCCCGATATTTAATCCGCCCTTCATTGACCCAAATAGCCATCTGGTTGAGTGCTTCGGCGTGCCCTTCTTCAAAGTCAAAAACCAGAAAACCGCGCATCGTCAATCTTTGCGAAATAAAATACCACATCATCCGAGGACCCTGTTCCGGAGCGGTCAAATTGTATTGCGATATTTGCCCGCAAACAGAAATGCGACCGCGCACATTCATCAGGGGAAAGGCCGCATCGGAAACCGCGCCACCCACATTGTCAAAAAATACATCAATACCATCGGGACACAGACGTTCCAATTCGGCACTGTAATCATCGACCTCCTTGTAATTGAAAGCGGCGTCAAAACCCAACTCGTCAACCACATGGACAATCTTTTCATCTGAACCCGCCACACCCACAACGCGGCAGCCCACGATTTTGGCTATCTGTCCCACAATTGATCCCACAGCACCTGCAGCACCCGTCACCAGTACGGTCTCGCCTTCTTTGGGTTGTCCAACTTCCAGCAATCCAAAATACGCCGTAAGCCCAGGCATCCCCAATACCCCCAAAGCCGTTGATACAGGTGCAAGATCTGGATTGACCTTGCGCAAATTTGATCCCTTAGACACGCCATAAGCCTGCCACCCAATTTGCGCCTGGACAATATCGCCAACCTCAAAATTGGGATCATTCGACGCGATCACTTCACCCACCGTGCCGCCCACCATCACATCGCCAATTTGCACATTTGCCGCATACGATGCCCGATCATTC
The Gemmatimonadota bacterium genome window above contains:
- a CDS encoding MFS transporter, which produces MMQSSQAVVFIALATAFSLLGDQMLYSVLPTHYAEIGLVPYQVGIILSVNRWVRLITNTLAEKLCQRYNLTALMTGSLILGAVLTAVYGVVTSFPILLIARMLWGLSWSFIRQIGLMTVVDTTPPSMIGQRMGFYNGVSRLGSVGGNFLGGLAHDIIGFTLTLFLFAIISLIGTPLGWIARRAVFEKNINKEGVADSGWVPKLMICGFVIGCVGPGILMSTLGVVLVETVGTSLNLLGMAIGVATLNGLLLSSRWIADALGGPFLGHISDRLGRRWSAAIYFGTGTLALFSASITPNTGLLILCVVIFFLCGVGATVVMHAEAGMRGSRSVAGYVTASDLGSATGPMLGWMTQQVHLPSDWIFLIGGGIYAIGALITVSQK
- a CDS encoding phytanoyl-CoA dioxygenase family protein, with translation MTDYQIEHFHRNGFFFVPNPLDDDAMFEIDRCQRVVEPEWSKAGWAEGFNRGACQFFMVGEPLLQAVECPEFVGMARRILGCEDVHVGACGLGDASKIVSADGRLLQQVHWHADGGPDVRQVSMRTALDRHDPSNAPLRVLPGTHVRLREEVIEELRQIEIATGQHDEMPELLFASHPREVEVILDPRWTLVWTPSCWHATGVKTAAGPRRAMAWNYFPSGGRKRDVEALKYVIEGWEDWSDDRKRLWGL
- a CDS encoding NADP-dependent oxidoreductase, which produces MNRQITLAARPEGFPVPEDFKLVETPIPDPAEGEVLSRTLFMSVDPYMRGRMNDRASYAANVQIGDVMVGGTVGEVIASNDPNFEVGDIVQAQIGWQAYGVSKGSNLRKVNPDLAPVSTALGVLGMPGLTAYFGLLEVGQPKEGETVLVTGAAGAVGSIVGQIAKIVGCRVVGVAGSDEKIVHVVDELGFDAAFNYKEVDDYSAELERLCPDGIDVFFDNVGGAVSDAAFPLMNVRGRISVCGQISQYNLTAPEQGPRMMWYFISQRLTMRGFLVFDFEEGHAEALNQMAIWVNEGRIKYREDIWEGLENAPEAFIDMMRGGNTGKRVVKVAD